From Salvia splendens isolate huo1 chromosome 16, SspV2, whole genome shotgun sequence, a single genomic window includes:
- the LOC121770387 gene encoding uncharacterized protein LOC121770387: MTSQFLVWNAQGVANARTKRHLRYLIREHKILFAAVIEPQRTPPALGRNFQGLRFAGSNESGHIWILAHEDWTVEVVDNSRHALHVRVSAAVFLFPIYITVVYGRHTRETRQALWEKLGDISLAMEGRSWLVGGDFNMFLTNEERQGSDTDRHRDMMDFADAIAECQLIDPGFGGPIFTWHRGDFGRGWTAS; the protein is encoded by the coding sequence ATGACGAGCCAGTTCCTAGTGTGGAACGCTCAGGGTGTGGCGAATGCTCGTACTAAGAGACATCTGAGATATCTGATTCGAGAACACAAGATTTTGTTTGCGGCAGTGATTGAACCACAGAGGACACCACCAGCTTTAGGGAGAAACTTCCAGGGCCTTCGGTTTGCGGGATCTAATGAAAGTGGTCATATTTGGATTCTTGCCCATGAGGATTGGACAGTGGAAGTGGTTGATAACTCGAGACATGCCTTACACGTTAGGGTCTCTGCCGCAGTCTTCCTTTTCCCAATCTACATCACCGTAGTCTATGGGCGACACACGAGAGAGACGAGACAGGCACTATGGGAAAAGTTGGGAGACATCTCGCTGGCTATGGAGGGAAGATCGTGGCTAGTAGGAGGAGATTTCAACATGTTCCTGACCAATGAAGAGAGACAGGGGAGTGATACAGACAGACACAGAGATATGATGGATTTTGCCGATGCTATTGCCGAGTGCCAGCTGATTGACCCAGGTTTCGGTGGACCGATCTTTACATGGCACAGGGGGGACTTTGGGAGAGGTTGGACCGCATCTTGA